A stretch of Perognathus longimembris pacificus isolate PPM17 chromosome 1, ASM2315922v1, whole genome shotgun sequence DNA encodes these proteins:
- the Ncbp1 gene encoding nuclear cap-binding protein subunit 1, translated as MSRRRHSDENDGGQPHKRRKTSDANKTEDHLESLICKVGEKSACSLESNLEGLAGVLEADLPNYKSKILRLLCTVARLLPEKLTIYTTLVGLLNARNYNLGGEFVEAMIRQLKESLKANNYNEAVYLVRFLSDLVNCHVIAAPSMVAMFENFVSVTQEEDVPQVRRDWYVYAFLSSLPWVGKELYEKKDAEMDRIFANTESYLKRRQKTHVPMLQVWTADKPHPQEEYLDCLWAQIQKLKKDRWQERHILRPYLAFDSILCEALQHNLPPFTPPPHTEDSVYPMPRVIFRMFDYTDDPEGPVMPGSHSVERFVIEENLHCIIKSHWKERQTCAAKLLSYPGKSKIPLNYHIVEVIFAELFQLPAPPHIDVMYTTLLIELCKLQPGSLPQVLAQATEMLYMRLDTMSTTCVDRFINWFSHHLSNFQFRWSWEDWSDCLTQDLESPKPKFVREVLEKCMRLSYHQRILDIVPPTFSALCPANPTCIYKYGDESSNSLPGHSVALCLSVAFKSKATNDEIFSILKDVPNPNQDDDDDEGFSFNPLKIEVFVQTLLHLASKSFSHSFSALAKFHEVFKTLAESDEGKLHVLRVMFEVWRNHPQMIAVLVDKMIRTQIVDCAAVANWIFSSELSRDFTRLFVWEILHSTIRKMNKHVLKIQKELEEAKEKLARQHKRRSDDDDRSSDRKDGALEEQIERLQEKVESAQSEQKNLFLVIFQRFIMILTEHLVRCETDGTSILTPWYKNCIERLQQIFLQHHQIIQQYMVTLENLLFTAELDPHILAVFQQFCALQA; from the exons GTGGACAGCCTCACAAAAGGAGAAAGACCTCTGATGCAAATAAAACCGAAGATCATTTGGAGTCTTTAATATGTAAAGTAGGAGAAAAG AGTGCCTGCTCTTTGGAGAGCAACCTAGAAGGCTTGGCTGGCGTATTAGAAGCTGATCTTCCTAACTACAAGAGCAAGATCTTAAGGCTTCTTTGTACAGT TGCACGTCTACTACCTGAGAAGCTGACAATTTATACAACATTAGTTGGACTGCTGAATGCTAGAAATTACAACCTCGGTGGAGAATTTGTAGAAGCAATGATTCGTCAACTTAAAGAGTCATTGAAAGCAAACAATTACAATGAAGCTGTCTATTTG GTTCGTTTTTTATCTGATCTTGTGAATTGTCATGTGATTGCTGCCCCATCAATGGTTGCTATGTTTGAAAATTTTGTAAGTGTAACTCAGGAAGAAGATGTACCTCAG GTGCGACGAGATTGGTATGTGTATGCGTTTCTGTCATCTTTGCCCTGGGTTGGAAAGGAGTTATATGAAAAGAAAGATGCAGAGATGGACCGAATCTTTGCCAACACTGAAAGCTATCTAAA aAGGCGCCAGAAGACACATGTGCCCATGTTGCAAGTATGGACTGCTGATAAGCCACACCCACAAGAAGAG TATTTAGATTGCCTCTGGGCCCAGATTCAGAAATTGAAAAAGGATCGCTGGCAGGAACGGCACATCCTAAGACCTTATCTTGCCTTTGACAGCATCCTCTGTGAAGCACTACAGCATAATCTGCCTCCTTTCACACCACCTCCTCACACTGAAGATTCAGTGTACCCGATGCCCAGGGTTATCTTCAGAATGTTTGATTACACAGATGATCCCGAG GGTCCTGTCATGCCAGGGAGTCATTCAGTGGAGAGGTTTGTCATAGAAGAGAATCTCCACTGCATCATTAAGTCCCACTGGAAAGAAAGGCAGACTTG TGCTGCAAAACTCCTGAGCTACCCAGGAAAGAGCAAGATCCCCTTGAACTACCACATAGTGGAG GTGATCTTTGCAGAGCTGTTTCAGCTCCCAGCGCCCCCTCACATTGATGTGATGTATACCACGCTGCTCATTGAGCTGTGCAAACTGCAGCCTGGCTCTCTCCCTCAAGTT CTTGCACAAGCAACTGAAATGTTATACATGCGTCTGGACACAATGAGTACCACTTGCGTGGACAG GTTTATTAATTGGTTTTCTCATCATCTAAGTAATTTTCAGTTCCGTTGGAGCTGGGAAGATTG GTCAGATTGTCTTACTCAAGATCTTGAAAGTCCCAAACCAAAGTTTGTAAGAGAAGTTCTAGAAAAATGTAtgag GTTGTCTTACCATCAGCGTATATTAGATATTGTTCCTCCTACCTTCTCAGCTCTATGTCCCGCAAACCCAACCTGCATCTACAAGTATGGAGATGAAAGTAGCA ATTCTCTTCCTGGACATTCTGTGGCCCTCTGTTTATCTGTTGCCTTTAAAAGTAAAGCAACCAACGATGAAATCTTCAGCATTCTGAAAGATGTACCAAATCCTAAccaggatgatgatgatg ATGAAGGATTCAGTTTTAACCCATTGAAAATAGAGGTCTTTGTACAGACTCTGCTTCATTTGGCATCCAAATCGTTCAGCCACTCCTTCAGTGCTCTTGCAAA GTTTCATGAAGTCTTCAAAACCCTAGCAGAGAGTGATGAGGGGAAGCTACATGTGTTGAGAGTTATGTTTGAGGTTTGGAGGAACCACCCACAG ATGATTGCTGTCCTGGTTGATAAGATGATTCGCACACAGATAGTTGACTGTGCTGCAGTAGCAAACTGGATCTTCTCTTCAGAGCTGTCTCGTGACTTTACAAG ATTGTTTGTTTGGGAAATCTTGCACTCCACAATCCGCAAGATGAACAAACACGTTTTGAAGATCCAGAAAGAGCTAGAAGAAGCTAAAGAGAAACTGGCAAGGCAACACAAACGG CGAAGTGATGATGATGACAGAAGCAGTGACAGGAAAGATGGGGCCCTTGAGGAACAAATAGAGAGACTGCAGGAAAAAGTCGAATCTGCGCAGAGTGAGCAGAAGAACCTGTTCCTTGTAATATTTCAG CGTTTTATCATGATCTTGACCGAGCACTTAGTACGATGTGAAACTGATGGGACCAGTATATTAACACCGTGGTATAAGAACTGTATAGAGAGACTCCAGCAGATCTTCCTACAG CATCACCAGATAATCCAGCAGTATATGGTAACCCTGGAGAACCTGCTTTTCACCGCAGAGTTAGACCCTCACATCCTGGCTGTGTTCCAGCAGTTCTGTGCTCTGCaggcctga